One stretch of Sulfuricystis multivorans DNA includes these proteins:
- a CDS encoding DUF423 domain-containing protein codes for MNATAKTFLVIAAFLALSSIILGTIAAHAPSEQLIAAKQWFDTAMQYHQFHALALLAIGLIAAHWPSRWFALAGTLLIVATVLFSGTLYLRSMAGIQAVHWLTPYGGWCYLAGWIALIIGIVTSSRRA; via the coding sequence ATGAACGCTACCGCCAAGACCTTCCTCGTCATCGCCGCCTTCCTGGCGCTCTCCTCGATCATCCTCGGCACCATCGCCGCGCACGCACCGAGCGAGCAGCTCATCGCCGCCAAGCAATGGTTCGACACGGCAATGCAGTATCACCAATTCCATGCGCTCGCCTTGCTGGCCATCGGCCTCATCGCCGCCCACTGGCCCTCGCGCTGGTTCGCCTTGGCCGGCACGCTGCTGATCGTCGCCACCGTGCTGTTCTCCGGCACGCTCTATCTGCGCAGCATGGCCGGCATCCAGGCAGTCCATTGGCTCACGCCTTACGGCGGCTGGTGCTATCTCGCCGGCTGGATCGCGCTGATCATTGGCATCGTCACTTCTTCGCGGCGGGCTTGA